A genomic stretch from Bradyrhizobium sp. 195 includes:
- a CDS encoding DUF2336 domain-containing protein has protein sequence MNGAKSLLQDLDDAIARGTDESRAKALWHATDILITGRYSDDEISMFGEVIGRLAEEIEVAARAQLSELMSACDHAPLNVIEKLALDDEIEVAGPVLRDSNRLDEKMLLESAMTKGQSHLLAIAQRKSIGEAVTDVLVKRGDQEVVTSVARNEGARFSGSGLLHMVRRAEGDSILAEQLGLRKDVPRHIFQQLISKASEDVRRRLETERPEMMAQIQSSVTEVTGDLQSKFGPSSRSYFVAKRVVTTQYRQGNLNQDSISNYARQHRFDEVQIGLSLLSSLPVDVIERAMMDRNREMILVLCKALDFSWDTTMSLLFLGAKDHLITARELHDNERDFGRLKIETSRSVLKFYQSRKNSAGADSATGRQPELQVH, from the coding sequence ATGAACGGGGCGAAATCGCTTCTGCAGGATCTGGACGACGCGATCGCGCGCGGCACCGACGAAAGCCGGGCCAAGGCGTTATGGCATGCGACTGACATTCTGATTACCGGCCGCTACAGCGACGACGAGATCAGCATGTTCGGCGAGGTCATCGGTCGGCTCGCCGAAGAGATCGAGGTCGCCGCGCGGGCGCAGCTCTCGGAGCTGATGTCGGCGTGCGATCACGCTCCCCTGAACGTCATCGAAAAGCTCGCCCTCGACGACGAGATCGAGGTCGCCGGCCCCGTGCTGCGCGACTCCAATCGTCTCGACGAGAAGATGTTGCTCGAGAGCGCCATGACCAAGGGACAGTCGCATCTGCTCGCGATCGCCCAGCGCAAGTCGATCGGCGAGGCCGTGACCGACGTGCTGGTCAAGCGCGGCGATCAGGAGGTCGTGACATCGGTGGCCAGGAACGAGGGCGCGCGCTTCTCTGGCTCCGGCCTGTTGCACATGGTCCGCCGCGCCGAGGGCGATTCGATCCTCGCCGAGCAGCTTGGCCTGCGCAAGGACGTGCCGCGCCACATCTTCCAGCAGCTGATCTCGAAGGCGTCGGAAGACGTCCGCCGCCGCCTCGAGACCGAGCGGCCCGAAATGATGGCGCAGATCCAGAGCTCGGTGACCGAGGTCACCGGCGATCTCCAGTCCAAGTTCGGCCCGTCCTCGCGCAGCTATTTCGTCGCCAAGCGCGTGGTGACGACGCAGTATCGCCAGGGCAACCTCAATCAGGATTCGATCTCGAACTATGCGCGCCAGCATCGCTTCGACGAGGTGCAGATCGGCCTGTCGCTGCTCTCGTCGCTGCCGGTCGACGTGATCGAGCGCGCGATGATGGACCGCAACCGCGAGATGATTCTGGTGCTGTGCAAGGCGCTCGACTTCTCCTGGGACACGACCATGTCGTTGTTGTTCCTCGGCGCCAAGGATCATCTGATCACGGCGCGTGAGCTCCACGACAACGAGCGCGATTTCGGCCGGCTCAAGATCGAGACCTCGCGCAGCGTTCTGAAGTTCTACCAGTCGCGCAAGAACAGCGCGGGTGCCGATTCCGCTACGGGCCGTCAGCCCGAGCTTCAGGTCCACTGA
- a CDS encoding ATP-binding protein, protein MSADRDYRVLIFAPIGRDGPASAELFRNSSLDAISCRSLPELVSEMTSGAGTVFLAEEGLFGRDTAPLAQWIERQPPWSDLPFVVLTSHREQPAVVAWRRSIVELLRNVSLLERPVQPITLTSAIQSAMRARRRQYEIRALLAAREQAAQELEQLVIERTRELEEANAQLRLEMEERARVEETLRQAQKIEAIGQLTGGVAHDFNNLLMVISGGLDMLDRQTDANRRRRLMEGMIQAAQRGASLTRQLLAFSRRQKLRPQPVDVAAQIGGMRELLDRSLRGDVHVEFDFPDSQWPVEVDPGELELVILNLAVNARDAMPNGGTIVVRGENLPGFNDEQIAGDYVRLSVIDTGVGMSPEILARVFEPFFTTKDVGKGSGLGLAQVHGFATQSRGTVRIRSEVGRGTSIELYLPRSYDLPSSERHLIDLTRVRPKRSNQGQVLLVEDDDEVAALVSEMLGQLGYEVTRAASAAAALGALADGRSVDVVFSDIMMPGGMNGVELAREIRNRRSDIPVLLTSGYAEASAHDAHAAGIQILAKPYHIDELAAALSAARSSLQLDAGSKRSNSG, encoded by the coding sequence ATGAGCGCCGACCGGGACTATCGGGTTCTCATCTTTGCTCCGATCGGGCGCGACGGACCGGCATCGGCCGAACTCTTCCGCAACTCGAGCCTCGACGCGATCAGCTGTCGAAGCCTGCCCGAACTCGTCAGCGAGATGACTTCCGGCGCGGGTACCGTTTTCCTGGCCGAGGAAGGCCTGTTCGGGAGAGACACGGCGCCGCTGGCACAATGGATCGAGCGCCAGCCGCCATGGTCCGACCTCCCTTTCGTCGTTCTCACCAGCCACCGAGAGCAGCCCGCCGTCGTGGCGTGGCGACGCAGTATCGTCGAGCTTCTTCGTAACGTTTCGCTGCTCGAACGGCCGGTTCAGCCGATCACGCTGACCAGCGCCATCCAATCCGCGATGCGGGCACGCCGACGTCAATACGAGATTCGCGCGCTGCTCGCCGCACGCGAGCAAGCCGCGCAGGAGCTCGAACAATTGGTGATCGAGCGGACGCGAGAGCTGGAAGAAGCCAACGCCCAACTTCGCCTCGAGATGGAGGAGCGTGCGCGCGTCGAGGAGACGCTTCGCCAAGCCCAGAAAATCGAGGCCATCGGCCAGCTCACCGGCGGTGTCGCTCATGACTTCAACAACCTGCTGATGGTGATCTCCGGCGGCCTCGACATGCTCGACCGCCAGACGGATGCGAACCGCCGCCGCCGCTTGATGGAGGGGATGATTCAGGCGGCGCAGCGCGGTGCCAGCCTGACCAGGCAGCTTCTGGCATTTTCCCGCCGGCAGAAGCTTCGGCCGCAGCCCGTCGACGTCGCCGCTCAGATCGGCGGAATGCGTGAACTGCTCGATCGTAGCTTGCGGGGCGACGTTCACGTCGAGTTCGACTTTCCGGACTCGCAGTGGCCGGTGGAAGTCGACCCCGGAGAGCTCGAGCTCGTCATCCTCAATCTGGCCGTCAATGCCCGCGACGCCATGCCCAATGGCGGCACGATCGTCGTGCGCGGGGAAAACCTGCCTGGTTTCAACGACGAGCAGATCGCGGGCGACTACGTCCGGCTGTCCGTCATCGACACCGGTGTCGGCATGTCTCCCGAGATCCTGGCGCGCGTGTTCGAGCCGTTCTTCACGACCAAGGACGTGGGAAAGGGGTCGGGTCTCGGGCTCGCGCAGGTCCACGGATTTGCGACCCAGTCCCGGGGCACCGTGCGAATTCGATCGGAGGTCGGCCGAGGCACGAGCATCGAGCTTTACCTGCCGCGATCGTACGATCTTCCTTCCAGCGAGCGACATCTGATCGACCTCACCCGGGTGCGGCCGAAAAGAAGCAACCAGGGCCAGGTCTTGCTGGTGGAAGACGACGACGAAGTTGCCGCACTGGTCAGCGAGATGCTCGGTCAGCTCGGTTACGAGGTCACGCGTGCCGCCAGCGCTGCAGCGGCTCTCGGCGCTTTGGCTGACGGCCGCTCCGTCGATGTTGTTTTTTCGGACATCATGATGCCGGGCGGCATGAACGGCGTCGAGCTCGCACGCGAGATCAGAAATCGGCGAAGCGACATCCCGGTACTATTGACCAGCGGATATGCCGAAGCCTCAGCCCACGACGCCCACGCAGCGGGCATCCAGATCCTCGCGAAGCCCTACCACATCGACGAGCTGGCGGCAGCATTGAGCGCGGCGAGATCAAGTCTTCAGCTCGATGCAGGATCCAAGCGCTCCAATTCCGGCTGA
- a CDS encoding ATPase domain-containing protein, with amino-acid sequence MGASDSSPKDLPRVSTGSDGLDDILGGGLDPNRMYLYEGRPGTGKTTMALQFLLRGVHDGERVLYISLSETRRELDLVAQRHGWSLQGVDIFELVPPETTLDPDRELTVFHPAEMELTETTNLIFKEVERINPTRIVLDSLSELRLLAQNPLRYRRQVLALKHFFTNRNSTVVLLDDLSSSQDDLQLHSIAHGVVMLEQLAIDYGSERRRLRVIKMRGIRFRGGFHDFIIEQGGLKIFPRLVAAEHHKSFVGEFTRSGNAELDQLLGGGLERGTNALFIGAAGVGKSSLALTYAIAAAERGEHAVFFAFDEGRGTVEARARTLGLPLQRHLDSGNVRFQQIDPAELSPGEFAANVRRSVEIDNARVVIIDSLNGYLSAMPDERFLVLQMHELLTYLGQQGVLTILVLAQHGLVGPMDTPLDISYLSDAVLMLRYFEVGGTVRRALSVVKKRSGQHEHTIREFRLSSEGIKLGPPLRHFSGIFSGNPHYTGMEIPEGPAE; translated from the coding sequence ATGGGTGCTTCCGACAGCAGCCCCAAAGATTTGCCAAGAGTTTCCACCGGCAGCGACGGTTTGGATGACATTCTGGGCGGCGGCCTCGACCCTAACCGGATGTACCTCTACGAGGGCCGGCCCGGCACCGGCAAGACCACCATGGCGCTGCAATTCCTGCTGCGGGGCGTGCATGACGGCGAACGCGTGCTCTACATCTCGCTGTCCGAAACGAGGCGTGAGCTCGATCTGGTCGCGCAACGGCACGGCTGGTCGCTGCAGGGGGTCGACATCTTCGAGCTGGTCCCGCCTGAGACGACCCTCGATCCCGACCGGGAGCTGACGGTCTTCCATCCCGCCGAGATGGAGCTGACCGAGACAACCAACCTGATCTTCAAGGAGGTCGAGCGGATCAATCCCACCCGCATCGTGCTCGACAGCCTGTCGGAATTGCGCCTGCTAGCCCAGAACCCACTGCGCTACAGGCGCCAAGTCCTGGCCCTCAAGCATTTCTTCACCAATCGCAACAGCACGGTCGTCCTGCTCGACGACCTTTCATCGTCCCAAGACGATTTGCAACTGCACTCGATCGCGCATGGCGTGGTCATGCTCGAACAGCTTGCCATCGACTACGGTTCGGAGCGGCGGCGGCTACGCGTGATCAAGATGCGGGGCATCCGATTTCGCGGTGGATTTCACGACTTCATCATTGAGCAAGGGGGCCTCAAGATCTTCCCTCGCCTGGTGGCGGCCGAACATCACAAATCCTTCGTCGGAGAGTTCACGCGGAGCGGCAACGCCGAACTCGACCAGCTCCTCGGAGGGGGCCTCGAGCGCGGCACCAATGCGCTTTTCATCGGTGCGGCCGGCGTGGGCAAATCGTCGCTTGCGCTGACGTACGCGATAGCAGCGGCAGAGCGCGGCGAGCACGCCGTGTTCTTCGCCTTCGACGAGGGCCGCGGCACGGTTGAGGCACGCGCGCGGACACTTGGTCTGCCCCTGCAAAGACACCTCGACTCCGGAAATGTCCGGTTTCAACAGATCGATCCAGCCGAGCTTTCACCGGGCGAGTTCGCTGCCAACGTGCGCCGGAGCGTCGAAATCGACAACGCGCGCGTCGTCATCATCGACAGCCTCAATGGCTATCTGAGCGCGATGCCGGACGAACGGTTTCTCGTCCTGCAAATGCACGAGCTGTTGACCTATCTAGGGCAGCAGGGGGTGCTGACCATCCTGGTCCTCGCTCAACATGGCCTCGTCGGCCCGATGGATACGCCTCTGGACATCAGCTATTTGAGCGACGCGGTGCTGATGTTGCGCTATTTCGAGGTGGGCGGCACCGTCCGGCGCGCCCTGTCGGTCGTCAAGAAGCGCAGCGGCCAGCACGAGCATACCATCCGTGAGTTTCGCCTCAGCAGCGAGGGCATCAAGCTCGGTCCCCCACTCAGGCACTTCAGCGGCATCTTTTCCGGCAATCCGCATTATACCGGCATGGAAATCCCGGAAGGACCAGCCGAATGA
- a CDS encoding GNAT family N-acetyltransferase, translating into MNHFSTKRLTAERLNESHLADLVALHLDAEVSRYLGGVRTPEITKTYLATNMAHWDQHGFGLWTLQTKCGAFAGRAGIRYILVDDIDEIEIFYAFKREFWGQGFASEIAAAMTDIGLSHFELPSLIGIVNVGNGASRRVLERSDYLIDRSTMRHGKDVVIYRKAKAARPPAR; encoded by the coding sequence ATGAATCACTTCAGCACCAAGCGGCTCACCGCCGAGAGGCTGAACGAAAGTCACCTCGCCGACCTCGTCGCGCTGCATCTCGATGCCGAAGTCTCCCGCTATCTCGGTGGGGTGCGGACGCCCGAGATCACGAAGACCTATCTTGCGACCAACATGGCGCATTGGGACCAGCACGGCTTCGGACTCTGGACGCTACAAACCAAATGCGGGGCGTTCGCGGGGCGTGCGGGCATCCGGTACATTCTCGTCGATGACATCGACGAGATCGAGATCTTCTACGCGTTCAAACGTGAGTTCTGGGGCCAAGGATTTGCAAGCGAGATCGCGGCCGCGATGACAGACATCGGCCTGTCGCATTTCGAGCTGCCGTCCCTCATCGGCATCGTGAATGTCGGGAACGGTGCATCCCGCCGCGTGCTGGAGAGATCGGACTATCTCATCGACCGGAGTACGATGCGTCACGGCAAAGACGTCGTGATCTACCGCAAGGCGAAAGCCGCGCGTCCTCCTGCGCGGTGA
- the cax gene encoding calcium/proton exchanger, which yields MNALLKEIRHSPLLWTLVFVPVVIALAHIMPEAHTLLFVLAVIAIVPLASLLSHATEAVAEKTGDAVGGLLNATLGNLTELIIAVTALQAGQYMLVKASIAGAIVTNSLFMLGASLFLGGLRHRVQEYNRAGGRLHSALLLMATIALLSPSAVADLNFAGHEATVQRLSAALAVLLIAAYGLSLLFSLKTHKELFASGDHGEAGGPVLPVAVAVPTLGVVTVLVALVSEIFVESVQKAAETLGMTPAFVGFIVVALVGAAAEMAVAFSAARRNRLDMSVSIALGSASQIALFVAPVLVLLSYVVGPHPMDLQFWPGAVTMVTIAAVVTSFITNGGRSAWFIGALLLCIYAIFAMTLYMVPPGSHGPV from the coding sequence ATGAATGCGCTGCTCAAGGAGATCCGGCACAGCCCGCTTCTGTGGACGCTGGTCTTCGTGCCGGTGGTGATCGCGCTCGCGCACATCATGCCGGAGGCGCATACGCTGCTGTTCGTGTTGGCGGTGATTGCCATCGTGCCGCTCGCGAGCCTGCTCAGTCACGCAACGGAGGCCGTGGCCGAGAAGACCGGCGATGCGGTCGGCGGGCTGTTGAATGCAACGCTTGGCAATCTCACGGAGCTCATCATCGCCGTCACGGCGTTGCAGGCCGGTCAATACATGCTGGTCAAAGCCTCAATCGCCGGTGCGATCGTGACCAACTCGCTCTTCATGCTGGGCGCATCGCTGTTTCTGGGCGGATTGAGACATCGCGTGCAGGAGTACAACCGGGCTGGCGGCAGGCTCCATTCCGCGCTGCTGCTGATGGCCACGATTGCCCTGTTGTCGCCCTCGGCCGTGGCCGACCTCAACTTTGCCGGACACGAGGCGACCGTGCAGCGCTTGAGCGCCGCCTTGGCGGTCCTGCTGATTGCGGCTTACGGTCTCAGCCTGCTGTTCTCGCTGAAGACGCACAAGGAGCTGTTTGCGAGCGGCGATCATGGCGAGGCAGGCGGCCCGGTGCTGCCGGTTGCGGTCGCCGTTCCGACACTGGGGGTCGTCACCGTGCTGGTTGCGCTCGTGAGCGAGATCTTCGTCGAGTCGGTGCAGAAGGCCGCCGAAACGCTCGGCATGACCCCGGCATTCGTCGGCTTCATCGTCGTCGCCCTGGTCGGCGCTGCGGCCGAGATGGCCGTGGCGTTTTCCGCGGCACGCCGGAACCGGCTCGACATGAGCGTGAGCATCGCGCTCGGAAGCGCAAGCCAGATCGCCTTGTTCGTCGCACCCGTTCTCGTGCTGCTGAGCTACGTTGTCGGGCCGCACCCCATGGACCTTCAGTTCTGGCCGGGAGCTGTGACCATGGTCACGATCGCCGCCGTGGTGACGAGCTTCATCACCAACGGCGGACGATCGGCCTGGTTCATCGGCGCGCTCTTGCTCTGCATCTACGCGATCTTCGCCATGACGCTTTACATGGTCCCGCCCGGCTCGCACGGCCCGGTCTAG
- the feoB gene encoding ferrous iron transporter B, with amino-acid sequence MELPLLHLALVGTPNSGKTSLFNALTGSRQKVANYPGVTVERKEGFFVTPLGRQVSVVDLPGTYSLRGRSPDEEITRDFVLGKASGETVPDLVLCVADSTNLRLTIRLLLELKRTGRPMVLVLNMFDIAARRGITVDVERLAKELGLPVVTSIAVRKGGTADLLRLTDEISAKLAAEAEANSWRALSVSELRATQREADRIIADCVSLPARPDTWTARIDAVVLHPVGGLIVLTLILFVMFQAVFAWAQPAMDVLKSGFDALGELVQATLPDGLLQSFLQNGVISGVGSVIVFLPQIILIFLFILLLEDFGYMARAAFLMDRIMGGAGLHGRAFIPLLSSFACAIPGIMATRVIDNKRDRLTTILIAPLMTCSARIPVYTLIISAFIPAKDVWGFINLQGLVMFGLYAAGIVSALAVSFLIKFFMLRDYAPAPFMLELPDYKMPRLKSIVIGIYTRAKMFLVRAGTTIFSMMVLIWFLASFPQPPAGATEPAIDFSLAAIIGKALEPLLAPVGFNWQIAVALIPGMAAREVAVAALGTVYAIEGGKEAAEQIGQVLATKWSLATALSMLAWYIFAPQCASTLAVIRRETGSWTWMVVTFTYMLVLAYAASLLTYNVAVALGAG; translated from the coding sequence ATGGAATTACCTCTGCTGCATCTCGCCCTGGTGGGCACGCCGAACAGCGGCAAGACTTCGCTGTTCAACGCCCTGACCGGCAGCCGGCAGAAGGTCGCGAACTATCCCGGCGTCACCGTCGAGCGCAAGGAAGGCTTCTTCGTCACCCCCTTGGGACGCCAGGTCTCGGTGGTCGACCTGCCCGGCACCTATTCGCTGCGCGGCCGCAGCCCGGACGAGGAGATCACCCGCGACTTCGTGCTCGGCAAGGCCTCCGGCGAGACGGTGCCCGATCTCGTGCTGTGCGTGGCCGATTCGACCAATCTGCGGCTGACCATCCGCCTGCTGCTCGAGCTCAAGCGCACGGGACGGCCGATGGTCCTCGTGCTCAACATGTTCGACATCGCCGCCCGCCGCGGCATCACCGTCGACGTCGAGCGGCTCGCCAAGGAGCTCGGCCTGCCCGTGGTCACCTCGATCGCGGTGCGCAAGGGCGGCACCGCCGACCTCTTGAGACTGACCGACGAGATCTCGGCAAAACTCGCCGCCGAGGCGGAGGCGAACAGCTGGCGCGCGCTCAGCGTCTCCGAATTGCGCGCGACCCAGCGCGAGGCCGACCGCATCATCGCCGACTGCGTCAGCCTGCCTGCTAGACCCGACACCTGGACCGCGCGGATCGACGCGGTCGTGCTGCATCCCGTCGGCGGCCTCATCGTGCTGACGCTGATCCTGTTCGTGATGTTCCAGGCGGTGTTCGCCTGGGCGCAACCGGCAATGGACGTGCTCAAGTCCGGCTTCGACGCGCTCGGGGAGCTCGTGCAGGCCACCCTGCCCGACGGCCTGTTGCAGAGCTTCCTGCAGAACGGCGTGATCTCGGGCGTCGGCAGCGTCATCGTGTTCCTGCCGCAGATCATCCTCATCTTCCTGTTCATCCTGCTCCTGGAAGATTTCGGCTACATGGCGCGCGCCGCGTTCCTGATGGACCGCATCATGGGCGGCGCGGGGCTGCACGGGCGCGCCTTCATTCCGCTGCTGTCGAGCTTTGCCTGCGCCATTCCCGGCATCATGGCGACGCGCGTCATCGACAACAAGCGCGACCGGCTGACCACGATCCTGATCGCGCCGCTGATGACCTGCTCGGCGCGCATTCCGGTCTACACGCTGATCATCTCCGCCTTCATCCCCGCGAAGGACGTCTGGGGCTTCATCAACCTGCAGGGCCTCGTGATGTTCGGTCTCTACGCCGCCGGCATCGTCAGCGCGCTTGCCGTCTCGTTCCTCATCAAGTTCTTCATGCTGCGCGACTATGCGCCGGCGCCATTCATGCTGGAGCTGCCGGACTACAAGATGCCGCGGCTGAAATCGATCGTGATCGGCATCTACACCCGCGCCAAGATGTTCCTGGTGCGCGCCGGCACCACGATCTTCTCGATGATGGTGCTGATCTGGTTCCTGGCCTCGTTCCCGCAGCCGCCGGCAGGCGCCACCGAGCCGGCCATCGACTTCAGCCTGGCTGCGATCATCGGCAAGGCGCTCGAGCCCCTGCTCGCTCCCGTCGGCTTCAACTGGCAGATCGCGGTCGCGCTGATCCCGGGCATGGCGGCGCGCGAGGTCGCGGTCGCGGCGCTCGGCACCGTCTACGCGATCGAGGGCGGCAAGGAAGCGGCCGAGCAGATCGGCCAGGTGCTCGCGACGAAATGGTCGCTCGCAACCGCGCTGTCGATGCTGGCCTGGTACATCTTCGCCCCGCAATGCGCCTCGACGCTGGCCGTGATCCGGCGCGAGACCGGAAGCTGGACCTGGATGGTCGTGACCTTCACCTACATGCTGGTGCTGGCCTATGCGGCGAGCCTTTTGACCTACAACGTCGCTGTGGCGCTCGGCGCAGGCTAG
- a CDS encoding FeoA family protein, producing MTDTNDTRPHMPLGLAQRGYTGVIQHLSAREAGSALSDIELESRLIELGFVEGARVEVLHEGLVGRDPIAVRVDSITIAVRRREAMAIIVA from the coding sequence ATGACCGACACCAATGACACGCGCCCGCACATGCCGCTGGGTCTGGCCCAGCGCGGCTATACCGGCGTCATCCAGCATCTTTCCGCTCGCGAGGCGGGCTCGGCGCTCTCGGACATCGAGCTCGAGAGCCGCCTGATCGAGCTCGGCTTCGTCGAGGGCGCCCGGGTCGAGGTCCTGCACGAGGGGCTGGTCGGGCGCGACCCCATCGCCGTGCGGGTCGACAGCATCACGATCGCGGTCCGCCGCCGCGAAGCCATGGCCATCATCGTCGCCTAG
- a CDS encoding ribbon-helix-helix domain-containing protein yields the protein MKSPVVKRSIVVAGHKTSVSLEEAFWNGMKEISGLRNMTLSELVGEIDNNRQQGNLSSAIRLFVLDYFKSRAMAAQPDKVPAQ from the coding sequence ATGAAGTCGCCCGTCGTGAAACGGTCGATCGTCGTCGCCGGGCACAAGACCAGCGTCAGCCTGGAAGAGGCTTTCTGGAACGGCATGAAGGAGATTTCCGGCCTGCGCAACATGACGTTGTCGGAGCTGGTCGGCGAGATCGACAACAATCGCCAGCAGGGCAACCTGTCGTCGGCGATCCGTTTGTTCGTCCTGGACTACTTCAAGAGCCGGGCCATGGCCGCCCAGCCGGACAAGGTCCCGGCCCAGTAG
- a CDS encoding DUF4169 family protein, which yields MGNVINLNRFRKRAEREASAKQADANRTKFGRTKAERSAEETRADKAKAHLDQHQIDREEQP from the coding sequence ATGGGGAACGTCATCAACCTGAATCGCTTCAGGAAGCGCGCCGAGCGGGAAGCCTCGGCGAAACAGGCGGACGCCAACCGGACGAAGTTCGGCCGCACGAAGGCGGAACGGTCGGCGGAGGAGACGCGCGCGGACAAGGCGAAGGCGCACCTGGATCAGCATCAGATCGATCGCGAGGAGCAGCCATGA
- the fumC gene encoding class II fumarate hydratase, giving the protein MDVLMAKASRSKTARPATRTETDSFGPIEVAADRYWGAQTERSRQNFRIGTDRMPISLVHALGIVKLAAAQSNLELGLLDRRRAGAIIRAAREVIEGRLDDHFPLVVWQTGSGTQSNMNLNEVIANRANELLGGELGAKKPVHPNDHVNMSQSSNDSFPTAMHIAAASRINADLVPALGELLRALRKKEKAFAKIVKIGRTHTQDATPLTLGQEFSGYAAQVESGIARLKVAAKDLHPLAQGGTAVGTGLNSKPRFAKLFAKHVAGITKLPFTSAANKFEALASNDAYVLVHGAINSVATGLFKIANDIRLLGSGPRSGLGELILPENEPGSSIMPGKVNPTQCEAMTMVCCQVFGNHTTITVAGSQGHFELNVYKPVLAYNMLHSIRLMADAARSFTEHCVSGIRADEKRINELMQRSLMLVTALAPKIGYDNAAKVAKTAHANGTTLKEEALRLGFVSADEFDRLVRPEKMTSPG; this is encoded by the coding sequence ATGGATGTGCTCATGGCCAAAGCTTCCCGCTCGAAGACCGCCCGCCCCGCGACCCGCACCGAGACCGACAGCTTCGGTCCCATCGAGGTCGCCGCCGACCGCTATTGGGGCGCGCAGACCGAGCGCTCGCGCCAGAATTTTCGTATCGGCACGGATCGCATGCCGATCTCGCTCGTGCACGCGCTCGGCATCGTCAAGCTGGCCGCGGCGCAGTCCAACCTCGAGCTCGGCCTGCTCGACCGGCGCCGCGCGGGCGCCATCATCCGCGCCGCGCGCGAGGTGATCGAAGGCAGGCTGGACGATCATTTTCCGCTCGTCGTGTGGCAGACCGGCTCCGGTACGCAGAGCAACATGAACCTCAACGAGGTGATCGCCAACCGCGCCAACGAACTCCTGGGCGGCGAGCTCGGCGCCAAGAAGCCGGTGCATCCCAACGACCACGTCAACATGAGCCAGTCGTCGAACGACTCTTTCCCGACCGCGATGCACATCGCGGCCGCAAGCCGCATCAATGCCGACCTCGTCCCTGCGCTCGGTGAACTGCTCCGCGCGCTGCGCAAGAAAGAGAAGGCGTTCGCGAAGATCGTCAAGATCGGCCGCACCCACACCCAGGATGCGACGCCCCTGACGCTCGGCCAGGAGTTTTCCGGCTATGCCGCGCAGGTCGAGAGCGGCATCGCCCGGCTCAAGGTCGCGGCGAAGGATCTCCATCCGCTGGCGCAAGGCGGCACCGCCGTCGGCACCGGCCTCAATTCCAAGCCGCGCTTTGCAAAGCTGTTCGCAAAGCACGTCGCCGGCATCACGAAACTCCCCTTCACCAGCGCCGCCAACAAGTTCGAGGCGCTGGCCTCGAACGATGCCTATGTGCTGGTGCACGGCGCCATCAATTCGGTGGCGACCGGCCTGTTCAAGATCGCCAACGACATCCGCCTGCTGGGATCGGGCCCGCGCTCTGGCCTCGGCGAGCTGATCCTGCCAGAGAACGAGCCGGGCTCCTCGATCATGCCGGGCAAGGTCAACCCGACGCAGTGCGAGGCGATGACCATGGTGTGCTGCCAGGTGTTCGGCAATCACACCACGATCACGGTGGCCGGCAGCCAGGGCCATTTCGAGCTCAACGTCTACAAGCCCGTGCTCGCCTACAACATGCTGCACTCGATCCGCCTGATGGCGGATGCCGCGCGATCCTTCACCGAGCACTGCGTCAGCGGCATTCGCGCCGACGAAAAGCGCATCAATGAGCTGATGCAGCGCTCGCTGATGCTGGTGACGGCGCTCGCCCCGAAGATCGGCTACGACAACGCCGCCAAGGTGGCTAAGACGGCCCATGCCAACGGCACCACGTTGAAGGAGGAGGCGCTGCGGCTCGGCTTCGTCTCGGCGGATGAGTTCGATCGCCTGGTGCGGCCCGAGAAGATGACCAGCCCGGGATAG
- a CDS encoding SspB family protein: MATDHIRYDVLARDALRGVLRKVLTDAAAHGLPGEHHFFITFVSKAEGVKLSSRLLAQYPEEMTIILQHQFWDLTVLEDRFEVGLSFGGIPERLIVPFSAIKSFLDPSVKFGLQFDTSDVAEVAPETLPTAPAPSAVAVQTPAPEAAESTEEPTAPNQGGAEVVRLDRFRKK; encoded by the coding sequence ATGGCGACCGATCATATCCGATACGATGTGCTGGCCCGCGACGCGCTGCGCGGCGTGCTGCGGAAGGTGCTGACCGATGCCGCGGCCCATGGCCTGCCGGGCGAGCACCATTTCTTCATCACCTTCGTGTCGAAGGCCGAGGGCGTGAAGCTGTCGTCGCGGCTGCTCGCGCAATATCCGGAAGAGATGACGATCATCCTGCAGCACCAGTTCTGGGATCTGACCGTGCTCGAGGACCGCTTCGAGGTCGGCCTGTCCTTCGGCGGCATTCCGGAGCGGCTGATCGTGCCGTTCAGCGCCATCAAGAGCTTCCTCGACCCGTCCGTGAAGTTCGGCCTGCAGTTCGACACGTCCGACGTCGCCGAGGTCGCGCCCGAGACGCTGCCGACAGCTCCCGCGCCGTCGGCCGTCGCAGTGCAGACGCCTGCCCCTGAAGCGGCGGAAAGCACGGAGGAGCCGACGGCCCCGAACCAGGGCGGTGCCGAGGTCGTGCGGCTCGATCGTTTCCGCAAGAAATGA